The Insulibacter thermoxylanivorax region GATGAGAGTATACTCGTTTGCGTGTATTACGGCCCCAACGGGGAGCGGCTCATCAAGCGCGGCGGCAAGATTGCAAAGCTGCTGCAGTGTCCCTTGACGATCCTTACGGTAGATCCGCAGCCGGAGAATGAATGGGACATTGAGAAGGTCCGCTATGTAGACCGTTGGAAAGAACTTGCCAAGGAGTACGGCGGCGAGTTCATGATCAAATACAACGAGAAACGGCCGGTTGCCAAAGTGATTGGCGAAGTGGCCAAGCAGAAGAACGTAACCCAAGTCGTCATTGGTCAGACGGCCCACAGCCGTTGGGAAGAGATTACGAAGCGTTCTTTCATCAATATTCTGCTGAAGGAGATTCCCTTCGTTGACTTGCATATCGTATCGGTTCCTCGCGAGTTGAAGGAACAGGCAGGTCACTACGAACGGGGCATTCGCGCGTATCTTCGGCAAGAGGAAGAAGGACTGCGTCTGTGCTTTGACCATACTGACGAAGAACAGGTATATGACGGGATCTTCTACAAAGAGGTGGGTACCGACTTCGACAACGGCATCTTCAAATTCATGAAGGGCGGCCAGACGTTGGAAGTACAAGTGGTGGACGGCTGGGTGAAGAACTGGGAGCTGAACGGAAAGGATCACTAGCAATGGCTCCTTGTACGCCCAAATGCCGCACTAGTCCGTTTCACCAGATTTGATAAGTGGATAAGGCTTCATGTAACACACCATCGAGGCGCCCATGCTGGGCGTCCAATGAAAACGCCGATCCTCAAGGACCGGCGTTTTTTTCATGTTATTCCTTCAAAGCTGTCTAACGGATCTTGCCAGATCTTGTGATAGAACTTGATAAATTCTTATAGAAAGGCGGTTCCTATTCTGGACTAAAAAACTTTCTTTTATTAAATTTAACAATTTATCCAATGTATCCTA contains the following coding sequences:
- a CDS encoding histidine kinase, translating into MDESILVCVYYGPNGERLIKRGGKIAKLLQCPLTILTVDPQPENEWDIEKVRYVDRWKELAKEYGGEFMIKYNEKRPVAKVIGEVAKQKNVTQVVIGQTAHSRWEEITKRSFINILLKEIPFVDLHIVSVPRELKEQAGHYERGIRAYLRQEEEGLRLCFDHTDEEQVYDGIFYKEVGTDFDNGIFKFMKGGQTLEVQVVDGWVKNWELNGKDH